In one window of Agrobacterium larrymoorei DNA:
- a CDS encoding carbohydrate kinase family protein, whose protein sequence is MILCCGEALIDMLPRETTKGEAGFAPYAGGAVFNTAIALGRLGVPSAFFSGIADDMMGEILKETLKASNVDYSLCAFSNRPSTIAFVKLVDGHATYAFYDEGTAGRMLSETDLPNLGGDCEAMHFGAISLIPEPCGSTYEALLVREHEKRVISLDPNIRPGFIKDKQKHLDRINRMAALSDIVKFSDEDLAWFGLEGDEDTLARHWLHHGAKLVVVTRGSKGAVGYTQQLRVEVPSERVEVVDTVGAGDTFDAGILASLKLQGLLTKPQVASLTQDQIAKALALGAKAAAVTVSRAGANPPRANEIGL, encoded by the coding sequence ATGATCCTGTGTTGTGGTGAAGCCCTGATCGACATGCTGCCGCGTGAAACCACGAAAGGCGAAGCGGGTTTTGCGCCCTATGCGGGCGGGGCAGTCTTCAACACGGCAATAGCCTTGGGTCGCCTCGGCGTTCCCTCCGCCTTCTTCTCCGGCATTGCCGATGACATGATGGGCGAAATCCTGAAGGAGACGCTGAAGGCCAGCAATGTGGATTACAGCCTCTGCGCCTTCTCCAACCGCCCCTCCACGATTGCCTTCGTGAAGCTGGTCGATGGCCACGCGACCTATGCCTTCTATGACGAAGGCACCGCAGGCCGCATGCTTTCGGAAACGGACCTGCCGAACCTCGGCGGAGATTGCGAAGCCATGCATTTCGGGGCCATCAGCCTCATCCCGGAACCCTGTGGCAGCACCTATGAAGCACTTTTGGTGCGCGAACACGAAAAGCGCGTCATCTCGCTGGACCCCAACATCCGCCCGGGCTTCATCAAGGACAAGCAGAAGCACCTTGACCGTATCAACCGCATGGCCGCCCTGTCGGATATCGTCAAATTCTCGGATGAAGACCTCGCATGGTTCGGCCTTGAAGGCGACGAAGATACGCTCGCCCGCCACTGGCTCCACCACGGCGCCAAACTCGTCGTCGTCACCCGCGGCTCGAAAGGCGCCGTTGGCTACACCCAGCAGCTTCGCGTCGAAGTCCCCAGCGAACGCGTAGAAGTCGTCGATACCGTTGGCGCAGGCGACACCTTCGACGCCGGCATCCTCGCCTCCCTCAAACTCCAAGGCCTCCTCACCAAACCGCAAGTCGCCTCGCTCACGCAAGACCAGATCGCCAAGGCATTGGCGCTGGGCGCAAAGGCTGCGGCGGTGACGGTTTCACGCGCGGGGGCAAACCCCCCTCGGGCGAATGAGATTGGGTTGTAA
- a CDS encoding MFS transporter, with protein MNPTYTSISPQDGAQAPAWGAVTSMALGVFGLVTAEFLPASLLTPIAAELGITEGAAGQAVTVTAVVGMVASLLITSAARRIDRRHLMMAFSALLVISNLMVAAAPGLTMLLIGRLLLGVALGGFWAMSTAIVIRLVPPQSVPRALSMVFSGVSAATIVAAPVGSYVGELAGWRFVFVLTALLGVIAFIMQFLTLPKLAPSGTSSLKTLGVVLTRPGIALGLIAATLVFGGHFAFFTYLRPYLEADIGANIGMVSALLLGFGLANFVGTLTAGSLISRSLRFSLAALPLLMAFIAFLIVATEPPLPVAAVLVAAWGFLFGAVPVSWSTWLARTIPDEAESAGGLLVASIQFAIAMGAAVGGIIFDMNGAISVFATSGLVLALAAIGIILGVRPKPQVSIA; from the coding sequence ATGAACCCGACCTACACTTCCATCTCGCCCCAGGATGGCGCGCAAGCCCCTGCCTGGGGCGCCGTCACCTCCATGGCGCTCGGTGTCTTCGGGCTGGTCACGGCAGAATTTCTGCCCGCCAGTCTGTTGACGCCAATTGCCGCTGAACTCGGCATCACCGAAGGCGCCGCAGGCCAGGCGGTCACCGTCACCGCCGTCGTCGGCATGGTGGCCAGCCTTTTGATCACTTCTGCCGCCCGCCGCATCGACCGGCGGCATTTGATGATGGCGTTTTCCGCGCTGCTCGTCATTTCCAACCTCATGGTGGCAGCCGCCCCCGGCCTGACGATGCTTTTGATCGGACGTCTTCTGCTAGGCGTCGCACTTGGCGGCTTCTGGGCCATGTCCACCGCCATCGTCATCCGCCTCGTCCCGCCACAAAGCGTTCCGCGTGCGCTCTCCATGGTGTTCAGCGGCGTGTCGGCGGCAACCATCGTTGCGGCTCCCGTCGGCAGCTATGTCGGTGAACTTGCCGGTTGGCGCTTCGTCTTCGTGCTCACCGCACTTCTCGGCGTCATCGCCTTCATCATGCAGTTCCTCACCCTGCCCAAGCTTGCGCCCAGCGGCACCAGCAGCCTCAAGACATTGGGCGTGGTGCTGACGAGACCCGGCATCGCTCTCGGCCTCATTGCCGCAACGCTGGTCTTCGGCGGCCACTTCGCCTTCTTCACCTATCTGCGCCCCTATCTGGAGGCTGATATCGGTGCGAATATCGGCATGGTATCTGCCCTGCTGCTCGGTTTCGGTCTGGCGAATTTCGTCGGCACGCTCACGGCGGGCTCGCTGATCAGCCGCAGCCTGCGCTTCTCGCTGGCCGCCCTGCCGCTGCTCATGGCATTCATCGCCTTCCTGATCGTTGCGACAGAACCGCCGCTGCCCGTTGCCGCCGTTCTGGTGGCTGCATGGGGCTTCCTCTTCGGCGCGGTACCCGTTTCCTGGTCCACCTGGCTTGCCCGAACCATTCCCGATGAAGCGGAAAGTGCAGGCGGTCTTCTGGTTGCCTCCATCCAGTTCGCCATCGCCATGGGCGCAGCCGTCGGCGGCATCATCTTCGATATGAATGGAGCGATAAGCGTTTTCGCCACCAGCGGTCTGGTTCTGGCACTGGCTGCCATCGGCATCATTCTCGGCGTCAGGCCAAAGCCGCAGGTCAGCATTGCCTGA
- a CDS encoding HipA family kinase, which yields MKLRAGEPWKPTRIERISDVLNTSTRPLLVVTDVGLAVLKYVGNAQGEDALVAELIAAELAGMVGLRTPDFAVERIPEIPTRDPFITARAGPAFFSRWEPSTNLAPNSQLLRSLRDPKDIARLVVFDTWLRNKDRFSEDTPGGVTNYDNILIVPDKRKTKLLIIDHSHAFAETTLENEINDDWANEEQVYGLFNEFTPMLRRTDVESAINVICSLVFSDIKDICRSPPLEWGFSPKLAETLAELLVERAIKMRRWLPTAIFDQFEMDFNRKED from the coding sequence ATGAAATTACGAGCAGGAGAACCTTGGAAGCCGACGCGTATAGAACGCATCAGTGATGTGCTGAACACCAGTACTAGGCCTCTCTTGGTGGTTACTGATGTTGGTCTGGCTGTGCTCAAATATGTTGGTAATGCACAGGGTGAGGACGCGCTCGTTGCAGAATTAATAGCTGCTGAATTAGCCGGAATGGTGGGTCTCCGAACGCCGGACTTTGCCGTCGAAAGAATCCCTGAGATTCCTACAAGAGACCCATTTATAACGGCTCGTGCTGGACCAGCATTCTTCTCTCGGTGGGAGCCCTCAACCAATCTCGCGCCAAATTCCCAACTTTTGCGAAGTTTGAGAGATCCAAAAGATATCGCGAGACTTGTCGTCTTTGATACATGGTTGCGTAACAAGGACAGATTTTCTGAAGATACACCCGGTGGTGTCACCAACTATGACAACATCTTGATCGTTCCTGACAAGCGAAAGACAAAACTCCTAATTATCGATCATAGCCATGCCTTCGCAGAAACTACGCTCGAGAATGAAATCAATGATGATTGGGCAAATGAAGAGCAGGTTTATGGATTGTTTAACGAATTTACTCCCATGCTGCGACGTACCGATGTAGAATCAGCCATTAATGTCATTTGCTCTCTGGTGTTCAGTGACATAAAGGATATATGCCGTTCGCCGCCGCTTGAATGGGGCTTCAGTCCGAAGCTGGCCGAAACCCTCGCTGAGTTGTTAGTCGAGCGCGCTATTAAAATGCGTCGATGGTTACCAACTGCGATTTTCGACCAATTTGAAATGGATTTTAACAGGAAGGAGGATTGA
- a CDS encoding DUF3037 domain-containing protein yields MDALKLLYSIIQFSPFPDRFEYVNVGVAVFDVSSGDVSIKVADNLSRVKKFFGEINAAFLKSALKDFATRVKYDFFSRGVSISSINDFNSRRADLFRLTPLNSVAGNRPIVVANKLFRDLVEWDAHPKKIERINSVLTSAFREAGVLQLLDKRPEPVRIEQYGVSIQADYGYQNGVYNLIDSARFDTPSRGLAEAGKRVLEGKALRENLAKRLIVVAEFGSQSDNFADNLREDFERVGAKLFKIDEVDDLAEEIRRTAHN; encoded by the coding sequence ATGGACGCTCTAAAACTTCTCTACAGCATAATTCAATTCAGTCCTTTCCCGGACCGTTTCGAGTATGTAAATGTTGGGGTTGCTGTTTTTGATGTCAGTAGTGGTGACGTTTCAATTAAGGTCGCTGACAATCTGTCAAGGGTAAAAAAATTCTTCGGCGAAATTAATGCAGCTTTTTTGAAGAGCGCGCTTAAGGATTTCGCTACGAGGGTGAAGTACGATTTCTTTAGCAGAGGGGTTTCTATCTCCTCTATCAACGACTTTAACTCCAGACGAGCAGATTTGTTTCGTCTGACTCCATTGAACTCGGTAGCTGGTAATCGTCCCATAGTGGTCGCTAATAAATTATTTCGTGATCTGGTCGAATGGGATGCTCACCCGAAAAAGATCGAGCGGATCAACAGCGTACTTACCAGCGCTTTTCGTGAAGCAGGAGTGCTTCAACTACTTGATAAGCGACCGGAACCTGTGCGCATAGAACAATACGGTGTTAGTATCCAAGCTGATTATGGGTACCAAAATGGCGTTTATAACCTTATCGATTCTGCGCGCTTTGACACACCTAGTCGCGGGCTCGCCGAAGCTGGTAAACGTGTACTAGAGGGTAAAGCCCTCCGCGAAAATTTGGCAAAACGTCTAATCGTAGTGGCTGAATTCGGATCGCAGTCAGACAATTTCGCCGACAATCTACGCGAGGACTTCGAAAGGGTCGGGGCAAAGCTATTTAAGATAGATGAAGTCGATGATCTCGCTGAAGAAATTCGCCGCACGGCGCATAACTGA
- the pgi gene encoding glucose-6-phosphate isomerase yields MQAIIETLKSTAAATHATDIRAAFAKDADRFARFSAKFDDLLMDFSKCAVNDDILALLEKLASEGGVAAKRDEMFSGKEINFTEGRAVLHTALRNRSNTPVLVDGKDVMPDVNGVVSAMGKFADAIRSGSLKGATGKKITDVINIGIGGSDLGPVMATLALAPFHDGPRAHFVSNIDGAHIADTLKLIDPETSLFIIASKTFTTIETMTNAATARKFIADKLGEEAVKHHFCAVSTALDKVANFGIDSERVFGFWDWVGGRYSIWSAIGLPLMIAIGPENFGKFLDGAHAMDTHFREAPFRQNLPMLLGLIGFYHRNVLDYPTRAILPYDQRLSRFPAYLQQLDMESNGKGVTIDGTPVEGNSGPVVWGEPGTNGQHAFYQLIHQGTSIIPAEFMIAANGFEQNLRHQHQLLIANCLAQSEALMKGRTLAEAKEQLTSKGMEDKKADFIAPHRVFTGNRPSITFVYDKLTPFALGRLIALYEHRVFVEGVLFRINSFDQWGVELGKELATGLLPVVEGKESAEGHDSSTQGLVKALAGLAK; encoded by the coding sequence ATGCAGGCCATCATCGAGACCCTGAAATCCACCGCAGCCGCCACCCACGCAACCGATATTCGCGCAGCCTTTGCCAAGGACGCCGACCGGTTTGCGCGGTTCAGCGCGAAGTTTGACGACCTGCTGATGGATTTCTCCAAATGCGCCGTCAATGACGATATTCTGGCGCTCCTGGAAAAGCTGGCGTCCGAAGGCGGCGTTGCGGCAAAGCGCGACGAGATGTTCTCCGGCAAGGAGATCAACTTCACCGAAGGCCGCGCCGTGCTTCACACCGCGCTTCGCAACCGTTCCAACACGCCGGTTCTGGTGGATGGCAAGGATGTGATGCCGGATGTGAACGGCGTAGTTTCGGCCATGGGCAAGTTTGCCGATGCAATCCGCTCCGGCTCGCTGAAGGGTGCAACGGGCAAAAAGATTACCGACGTCATCAATATCGGTATTGGCGGTTCGGACCTCGGCCCAGTTATGGCGACGCTGGCGCTGGCGCCCTTCCATGATGGCCCGCGCGCGCATTTCGTGTCCAACATCGATGGCGCGCATATTGCCGATACGCTGAAGCTGATCGACCCGGAAACCTCGCTTTTCATCATCGCTTCCAAGACCTTCACCACCATCGAGACGATGACGAATGCGGCCACTGCCCGCAAGTTCATTGCCGACAAGCTGGGCGAAGAGGCGGTGAAGCACCATTTCTGCGCCGTTTCCACAGCGCTCGACAAGGTCGCGAATTTCGGCATCGACAGCGAGCGCGTGTTCGGCTTCTGGGATTGGGTCGGCGGTCGCTATTCCATCTGGTCGGCCATTGGCCTGCCGCTGATGATTGCCATCGGACCGGAGAATTTCGGCAAGTTCCTTGACGGCGCGCATGCCATGGACACGCATTTCCGCGAGGCTCCTTTCCGGCAGAACCTGCCGATGCTGCTGGGCCTTATCGGCTTCTACCACCGCAATGTGCTGGATTATCCGACCCGCGCCATTCTGCCCTATGACCAGCGTCTCTCCCGCTTCCCGGCCTATCTCCAGCAGCTGGATATGGAATCGAACGGCAAAGGCGTGACCATCGACGGTACGCCGGTCGAAGGCAATTCCGGTCCGGTCGTGTGGGGCGAGCCCGGCACCAACGGCCAGCACGCCTTCTACCAGCTGATCCATCAGGGCACGAGCATCATTCCCGCCGAGTTCATGATTGCCGCCAATGGCTTCGAGCAGAACCTGCGCCACCAGCACCAGCTATTGATCGCCAATTGCCTTGCGCAATCCGAAGCGCTGATGAAGGGCCGCACCTTGGCGGAAGCCAAAGAGCAGCTGACCTCCAAGGGCATGGAAGACAAAAAGGCGGACTTCATTGCGCCGCACCGCGTCTTCACCGGCAACCGCCCCTCGATCACCTTCGTCTATGACAAGCTGACCCCGTTCGCGCTGGGCCGCCTGATCGCGCTTTACGAACACCGCGTCTTCGTCGAGGGCGTGCTCTTCCGCATCAACTCCTTCGACCAGTGGGGCGTGGAGCTTGGCAAGGAACTGGCAACCGGCCTGCTGCCCGTGGTGGAAGGCAAGGAAAGTGCCGAAGGACATGACAGCTCGACTCAGGGTCTGGTGAAGGCTCTGGCAGGTCTGGCGAAATAA
- a CDS encoding long-chain fatty acid--CoA ligase: MSDTNPIRQEPGAAQRPWLASYPQGVPAELPDLGYASLAELLEKSCAQYAGRKAFSSMGKSLTYRELEQQTRAIAAWLQSIGLQKGDRVAVMMPNILQNPVATYAILRAGLTVVNVNPLYTPRELEHQLKDSGAKALFVLENFAHVVQQALPKTDVKHVIVATMGDLLGFKGHIVNFVVRKVKKMVPAFALPQSISFKDVLKQSRGLSLKPVEIKRSDIAFLQYTGGTTGVSKGAVLTHSNLLANKAQIALWMDAVFLHKKRPDVMNFVCALPLYHIFALTVNSLMGVALGGHNLLIANPRDIPGFVKELSGYTPHVFPAINTLFNALLNNEDFRKLDLSSLVLVMGGGMSVQRPVAERWKSITGTTICEGYGLSETSPVATVNPLGQSDFSGTIGLPVPSTDVDIRDDDGNSLPLGEVGEICIRGPQVMPGYWQRPDETAKVMTADNFFRSGDMGFMDERGYIKIVDRKKDMILVSGFNVYPNEIEEVAAAHPGVQECAAVGVTDEHSGEAVKLYVVKKDQALTVEELKAFCAKSLTNYKRPKHIEFIQEMPKTNVGKILRRELRKLAN, encoded by the coding sequence ATGAGCGATACCAATCCGATACGTCAGGAACCCGGCGCTGCGCAGCGTCCGTGGCTTGCATCTTACCCGCAGGGCGTACCGGCGGAACTGCCCGATCTTGGCTACGCATCGCTGGCCGAGCTTCTGGAAAAGAGCTGCGCCCAATATGCGGGTCGCAAGGCCTTTTCCAGCATGGGAAAATCGCTCACCTACCGTGAACTGGAACAGCAGACCCGCGCCATTGCCGCGTGGCTGCAAAGCATCGGCCTGCAAAAAGGCGACCGCGTTGCGGTGATGATGCCGAATATTCTGCAGAACCCTGTCGCCACTTACGCCATTCTTCGCGCGGGCCTCACCGTGGTCAACGTCAACCCGCTCTATACGCCACGCGAGCTGGAACACCAGCTGAAGGACTCGGGTGCCAAGGCGCTGTTCGTGCTGGAAAATTTCGCCCATGTGGTGCAGCAGGCGCTGCCGAAGACGGACGTCAAGCACGTGATCGTGGCGACCATGGGCGACCTGCTGGGCTTCAAGGGCCACATCGTCAATTTCGTCGTGCGCAAGGTCAAGAAGATGGTTCCGGCCTTTGCGCTGCCGCAGTCGATCAGCTTCAAGGATGTGCTAAAGCAATCGCGCGGCCTGTCGCTGAAGCCGGTAGAGATCAAGCGCAGCGATATCGCCTTCCTGCAATACACCGGTGGCACCACGGGCGTTTCCAAGGGCGCGGTGCTAACCCATAGCAACCTTCTGGCCAACAAGGCGCAGATCGCGCTGTGGATGGATGCCGTATTCCTGCACAAGAAGCGCCCGGACGTCATGAACTTCGTCTGCGCGCTGCCGCTCTACCATATATTTGCGTTGACGGTGAATTCGCTGATGGGCGTGGCACTCGGCGGCCATAACCTGCTGATTGCCAATCCCCGTGATATTCCGGGCTTCGTCAAGGAGCTTTCCGGCTACACGCCGCACGTGTTCCCGGCCATCAACACGCTGTTCAATGCGCTGCTGAACAATGAGGATTTCCGCAAGCTGGACCTGTCCTCGCTGGTTCTCGTGATGGGTGGCGGCATGTCCGTCCAGCGCCCGGTGGCGGAACGCTGGAAATCCATAACCGGTACCACGATTTGCGAAGGCTACGGGCTTTCCGAGACATCTCCGGTCGCAACGGTCAATCCGCTGGGCCAGTCGGATTTCAGCGGCACCATCGGTCTCCCCGTGCCATCTACGGACGTGGATATCCGCGACGATGACGGCAACAGTCTGCCGCTCGGCGAAGTGGGTGAGATCTGCATTCGCGGCCCACAGGTCATGCCGGGTTACTGGCAGCGACCGGATGAAACCGCAAAGGTGATGACGGCGGACAACTTCTTCCGCTCCGGCGACATGGGCTTCATGGATGAGCGGGGCTACATCAAGATCGTGGACCGCAAGAAGGACATGATCCTGGTTTCCGGCTTCAACGTTTATCCCAACGAAATCGAGGAAGTGGCCGCCGCCCATCCGGGCGTGCAGGAATGCGCTGCCGTGGGTGTGACGGACGAACATTCCGGCGAAGCGGTGAAGCTTTATGTGGTGAAGAAGGATCAGGCGCTGACGGTGGAAGAGCTGAAAGCCTTCTGCGCCAAGAGCCTGACCAACTACAAGCGGCCCAAGCATATCGAGTTCATTCAGGAAATGCCGAAAACCAATGTCGGCAAGATCCTGCGGCGTGAACTTCGCAAGCTGGCGAACTGA
- a CDS encoding dicarboxylate/amino acid:cation symporter, whose protein sequence is MSASSSSARSPRAPKKPIYASFGFQVFAAMVVGLVLGYVARQMGATEAGPNWLVQTLSTIGSIFVQLLRALVPLLIFTAIVASIANLRELNNAARLVWQTLLWFAITALIAVVIGITLGLVIQPGLNTGVAATAAAAPSSTGSWLDFLKGLIPSNILGLQASTKVTPSGATTSLNFNVLQILVVSIAVGIAALQVGEKAEAFLSFNRSLLAITRKILWWVIRLTPIGTIGLLGNAVAVYGWEALASLGWFSAAIYIGLAIVLFVVYPIILSLNGLNPLRFFAGAWPAIQLAFVSRSSIGTLPVTEQVTERNLGVPREYSAFAVPLGATTKMDGCAAIYPAISAIFVAQFYGLPLGIQEYVLIVFVSVLGSAATAGLTGATVMLTLTLSTLGLPLQGVGLLLAVDPILDMGRTAVNVAGQALIPTIVAKRQGILDQAAYDRQERIDALDPAATPAE, encoded by the coding sequence ATGTCTGCTTCATCTTCCTCAGCCCGTTCTCCAAGAGCGCCTAAGAAGCCCATTTATGCGTCCTTCGGGTTTCAGGTTTTCGCCGCCATGGTGGTCGGTCTTGTGCTGGGTTATGTGGCCCGGCAAATGGGCGCGACGGAGGCGGGGCCGAACTGGCTGGTCCAGACGCTGTCCACCATCGGCTCTATTTTCGTGCAGCTGCTGCGGGCGCTCGTCCCGCTGCTGATCTTTACCGCCATCGTTGCCAGTATCGCCAATTTGCGGGAGCTGAACAATGCCGCGCGGCTGGTGTGGCAGACGCTTCTGTGGTTCGCCATCACCGCGCTGATTGCGGTGGTCATCGGTATCACGCTCGGCCTCGTCATCCAGCCCGGCCTCAACACCGGCGTTGCGGCCACGGCAGCTGCGGCACCCTCCAGCACCGGCTCGTGGCTGGATTTCCTGAAAGGGCTCATCCCCTCCAACATTCTCGGCCTTCAGGCCTCCACCAAGGTAACGCCGAGCGGGGCGACGACGTCGCTTAATTTCAACGTCCTGCAAATCCTTGTCGTTTCGATTGCCGTTGGTATCGCGGCCTTGCAGGTGGGTGAAAAGGCGGAAGCCTTCCTGTCCTTCAACCGCTCGCTGCTGGCCATCACCCGCAAGATCCTCTGGTGGGTCATTCGCCTGACGCCCATCGGCACCATCGGCCTGCTCGGCAATGCCGTTGCCGTCTATGGCTGGGAGGCGCTGGCCTCGCTCGGCTGGTTTTCGGCGGCTATCTATATCGGCCTCGCCATCGTTCTTTTCGTGGTCTACCCGATCATCCTCAGCCTCAATGGCCTGAATCCGTTGCGTTTCTTCGCAGGCGCATGGCCGGCCATTCAGCTGGCTTTCGTCTCCCGCTCCTCCATCGGCACACTGCCGGTCACGGAACAGGTAACGGAACGCAATCTCGGTGTTCCGCGTGAATATTCAGCCTTCGCCGTGCCGCTGGGCGCCACCACCAAGATGGATGGCTGCGCAGCGATCTACCCGGCCATCTCGGCAATTTTCGTGGCACAATTCTATGGCCTGCCGCTCGGCATTCAGGAATATGTGCTGATCGTCTTCGTCTCGGTGCTCGGTTCCGCCGCAACCGCAGGGCTGACGGGCGCGACGGTTATGCTGACGCTCACGCTCTCCACGCTCGGCCTGCCCCTGCAGGGCGTCGGCCTGCTGCTGGCTGTCGATCCGATCCTCGATATGGGCCGTACCGCGGTTAATGTCGCGGGGCAGGCGCTCATCCCCACCATCGTCGCCAAGCGTCAGGGTATTCTCGATCAGGCTGCCTATGACCGGCAGGAACGCATCGATGCGCTCGATCCGGCTGCAACGCCCGCCGAGTGA
- a CDS encoding AraC family transcriptional regulator, whose translation MFDRKSENHTVPDPDLISELLMGMRLVGLDYRRIEASAPFGLGFGEVEGRAQFHFVACGPVYLRTASGIIHAMNTGDAVLLPRGGAHSLVSSPDIPCQNIRSLDAAPLCNSVSAIKTCGPDVPSQERVLVFSGCMEFDLGGLHPIVGLMPEVMFVGTLISRYPELLPMLEAMERETRQARAGFAGILARLADVVAAFIVRAWVECGCGDSSGWVAALRDPRLGRVILAIHNNPGHDWSLAELASVMGASRSVFAERFLEITGMTPVRYLTELRMRLAMQWIGRENMPIEAAAIKLGYGSQAAFSRAFKRIIGHPPGSIPARGSGLTQAAE comes from the coding sequence ATGTTTGATCGAAAGTCCGAAAATCACACTGTGCCCGATCCCGACCTCATCAGCGAATTGCTGATGGGAATGCGGCTGGTCGGGCTGGATTACCGTCGCATCGAGGCCTCTGCACCCTTTGGGCTGGGTTTCGGAGAGGTGGAGGGGCGTGCCCAATTTCACTTCGTTGCCTGCGGGCCGGTTTATCTGCGCACGGCATCCGGCATCATACATGCGATGAACACGGGCGATGCGGTGCTTTTGCCGCGCGGCGGTGCGCATTCACTGGTGTCTAGCCCGGACATTCCCTGCCAGAATATCCGCTCGCTGGATGCCGCGCCGCTCTGCAACTCCGTCAGCGCCATCAAGACATGCGGCCCCGATGTGCCGAGCCAGGAGCGCGTGCTGGTGTTCAGCGGCTGCATGGAGTTCGATCTCGGCGGCCTTCACCCGATTGTTGGGCTGATGCCGGAGGTGATGTTCGTTGGCACGCTGATTTCCCGCTACCCCGAGCTTTTGCCGATGCTGGAGGCGATGGAGCGGGAAACGCGGCAGGCGCGCGCGGGCTTTGCCGGAATTCTGGCGCGGCTGGCAGACGTGGTGGCGGCCTTCATCGTGCGGGCATGGGTGGAATGCGGCTGCGGCGATTCCTCCGGCTGGGTCGCGGCACTGCGCGACCCGCGTCTCGGGCGCGTCATCCTCGCCATTCACAACAATCCGGGTCACGACTGGTCGCTGGCGGAACTCGCAAGCGTGATGGGCGCTTCCCGCTCCGTCTTCGCCGAGCGCTTTCTGGAAATCACCGGCATGACGCCGGTGCGGTATCTGACCGAATTGCGCATGCGGCTGGCAATGCAATGGATCGGCCGGGAAAACATGCCCATCGAGGCTGCGGCCATCAAGCTCGGCTATGGCTCCCAAGCCGCCTTCAGCCGCGCCTTCAAGCGCATTATCGGCCATCCCCCCGGTTCCATTCCGGCGCGCGGGAGCGGCTTGACGCAGGCTGCGGAATGA
- a CDS encoding orotate phosphoribosyltransferase, translating to MSQFTFTDRAVVAELVAKMLWEIKAVHFNSETPYTFASGMKSPVYIDMRKLISYPRIRSAVMDFAAAKIVADAGFEKFDCVAGGETAGIPFAAFLAERLNLPMIYCRKKPKGHGRNAQIEGHMPKGARVLVIEDLTTAGGSMFTFIDAIRAAGGIVDHGIALFYYDIFPEGIARFTNGDVKLHYLSTWRNVLEAARSEKLFDDKTLSEVEAFLDNPLPWSAARGGVSELPQS from the coding sequence ATGTCCCAGTTCACATTCACTGATCGCGCCGTGGTGGCGGAGCTTGTCGCGAAGATGTTGTGGGAGATCAAGGCCGTCCACTTCAATTCAGAGACGCCCTACACCTTCGCTTCCGGCATGAAGAGCCCCGTCTATATCGACATGCGCAAGCTCATCTCCTATCCGCGCATCCGCTCGGCGGTGATGGATTTCGCCGCCGCAAAGATCGTCGCGGATGCGGGCTTCGAAAAGTTCGATTGCGTCGCAGGTGGCGAGACGGCGGGCATTCCCTTTGCCGCTTTCCTCGCCGAACGCCTCAATCTGCCAATGATCTATTGCCGCAAGAAGCCGAAGGGCCATGGCCGCAATGCGCAGATCGAAGGCCATATGCCGAAAGGCGCGCGCGTGCTGGTCATCGAGGACCTGACGACGGCAGGCGGCTCCATGTTTACTTTCATCGATGCCATCCGCGCCGCTGGCGGCATTGTCGATCACGGCATCGCGCTCTTCTATTACGATATCTTCCCGGAAGGGATCGCGCGCTTCACCAACGGTGATGTGAAGCTGCATTACCTCAGCACATGGCGCAATGTGCTGGAAGCGGCGCGCAGCGAAAAGCTGTTCGATGACAAGACCTTGTCGGAAGTGGAAGCCTTTCTGGACAACCCGCTGCCCTGGTCCGCCGCACGCGGTGGCGTCAGCGAATTGCCGCAATCCTGA